DNA from Branchiostoma lanceolatum isolate klBraLanc5 chromosome 9, klBraLanc5.hap2, whole genome shotgun sequence:
ATCTCCAGTGTGCTTAGCCATGTGTTTGTTCAAATAACTTTTTGCTGCAGAGgaatagtcacattggtcacatttgtagggtttctcacctgtatgttttctcatatgcacGGATAGATGAGCTCTGTCggccgtcctgtatccacactcgccacacatgtagggtttctctccggtgtgCTTAGCCATATGTCGGTCTAAATTACTTTTTaatgcagcagaatagtcgcactgttcacatttgtagggtttctcccctgtatgcATACGCATGTGTGTGGTTAAGTGAGACTTGTAAGCCACCCTGAAACCACACACCTCGCACCTACAGGATGCATCCAAAGCACCTTGTGCTATTGTACTGTCCATCTGTACATGTTCTGTTCGAGTTTGCGCGAATAATTGTGATGAGTCTTCGGTCTGGTGCGGGGGAGGGTTGATACCGCACGTCTCTTCTGACAGAATCTCACCCTCCTTGCCCTGTTGTCCTGTCGGGACAGTCTCGTTCCCTCTGCTGtttgtctcgttcccaggatgcTCGGTGTCCAGTTCTTCAAGAGGAACCCCACTGCTTGGCTCGTCCATTTCCAACACTAGAAAGTCAATCGACAGTTTAGAACATAATGTGTACCTACAACTTATAAATTGTCCATCAAGCTGTACTATTCAGCTCTCAGGCTACCAGCAAGCTTTGCAGAAAATAAACAAGTCTACTA
Protein-coding regions in this window:
- the LOC136442296 gene encoding gastrula zinc finger protein XlCGF57.1-like, whose protein sequence is MDEPSSGVPLEELDTEHPGNETNSRGNETVPTGQQGKEGEILSEETCGINPPPHQTEDSSQLFAQTRTEHVQMDSTIAQGALDASCRCEVCGFRVAYKSHLTTHMRMHTGEKPYKCEQCDYSAALKSNLDRHMAKHTGEKPYMCGECGYRTADRAHLSVHMRKHTGEKPYKCDQCDYSSAAKSYLNKHMAKHTGDKPFMCGECGYRTEYRSRLTVHMRRHTGDKPYKCNQCDYSASQKATLDYHMRTHTGEKPYKCNKCNYSAAQKGSLDLHMKKHTGEKPYKCDQCNYSASTKGYLDRHVMAKHTGDKPYMCGECEFRTAYRWNLSEHMRMHTVDKRYKCDQCDYSTVRKGDLNKHVATHS